A single Eleginops maclovinus isolate JMC-PN-2008 ecotype Puerto Natales chromosome 5, JC_Emac_rtc_rv5, whole genome shotgun sequence DNA region contains:
- the LOC134864333 gene encoding uncharacterized protein LOC134864333 translates to MDSDNSDSSSDPDTFFEVAESDPMLEDNVRGVMPYRYEPYLDELEPQGSTESSDGEAEGAVGGAAVADGRMPMDFGRLQHVEWCSCGRCEPMPLVVESVCCREQSRVCERREEEGADTRCITEHSGFEPVCLNLHVLRTAHFHYRQEYGDVEGNEWKRYTGYRQFVRWCYEYLGRHVRVPIPSCVVWCIRRTFPSIDYRGFQDTNSP, encoded by the exons atggattctgacaactccgattcatcctcggatcctgacacatttttcgaagtggcagagtccgacccaatgctggaggacaatgtgaggggcgttatgccctatagatacgagccatacttggatgagttggagccacagggttctacggaaagttcggatggcgaggcagaaggcgctgttggtggtgctgctgtggcagacggtcggatgcctatggattttggcagactacagcacgtggaatg gtgttcttgtgggagatgtgagccaatgccactggtagtggagtcggtgtgctgccgcgaacagtcaagagtgtgcgagaggagagaggaggagggagcagacacccgctgcatcacagaacattctggctttgagccagtttgtctgaatctgcatgTTCTGCGCACCGCACATTTCCACTATCGGCAAGAATACGGGGATGTAGAGGGAAACGA gTGGAAGAGGTACACTGGATACAGACAGTTTGTGCGATGGTGCTACGAGTACCTGGGAAGACATGTCAGGGTCCCCATACCttcctgtgtggtgtggtgtatccggagaacttttccctccattgatTACAGGGGGTTCCAGGACACCAACAGCCCGTGA
- the LOC134864331 gene encoding uncharacterized protein LOC134864331, translating to MPERCVAAYCSNTRENGFTLHRFPKDPALCELWTQQVCRTRAGPKGTVWKPSSSSVLCSAHFEEECYDSIPALKEQLGIDVRLKKVLLPNSVPRIFHRGTSSRLAPGANGDVKSRRSHALEKRQRLEVLQECQSEYVAEEESDDFPDGDPSTDVNSTEDQHSDFSVQVCLRPPTRTVAMQFKGRGRTKGVQATTSMVTVGTQTEDDCFCFHNTDNSTSCGSDSDDNMSTDDPDYKLPSSDDSAEESPEHNTPPVPPPEAPAGSVFLVFWECLVTLLSTWCSCGLCGSRSLSWQCKEVGTQLQVTIQCGGCGNQGLWNSQPFFGRTAAGNVLLSAAILFSGATVTKVLRVLSRLGVAVMSERSFFRHQDQVLFKAVKRVWGEQQFAMLCLLQAEGEPIVCGGDGRADTPGHCAKYGTYSTMELRKTAVIDVQLVQSNEVGGSYHMEKVGLQRSLEKVQGFVDVGTLVTDRHIGINMMIREDHPDITHQFDIWHVAKSVKKKLQSLGQTRGCQDLKPWVGSIINHLYWSVVSTPPGSGQLVVDKWTSVIDHIHNRHTGFEGLFSSCAHGVLEGREQRKPWLSCHTKVSIEVEKIIRNKRLCADIQRLSPSHQTSYLEAFHSVITHFAPKMCHFSYKGMESRGILAALHFNENANREQRSRHDGEMMFNLRYPKYKKGGYIVRKVLQEPSFGYAEELMRMVEAMCRGEDYNGDDFDIPDPSPVTEPLNASFEKPDKRAAVNAHMTRFSITNNT from the exons atgcctgagcggtgtgttgcagcgtattgttcaaacaccagggagaacggttttacccttcatcggtttccgaaagaccctgctttgtgtgaactctggacgcaacaagtttgtaggacaagagctggtccgaaaggaacagtatggaagccaagctcgtcgtctgtactttgctcagcgcattttgaagaggagtgctacgactcgatccccgctctgaaggagcagcttggtATTGATGTTCGTCTGAAGAAGGTTTTGCTGCCCAATTCGGTTCCGCGTATATTTCATCGAGGGACAAGCTCGAGGTTAGCCCCGGGGGCGAACGGCGACGTCAAGAGCCGGAGGTCTcatgctctggagaaaaggcagagattggag gtacTACAGGAATGCCAGTCTGAGTATgttgctgaagaggaaagcgaTGACTTTCCTGACGGGGACCCATCTACTGAT gtgaaTTCAACAGAAGATCAGCACAGTGACTTTTCCGTTCAAGTGTGTCTGAGGCCACCAACAAGGACGGTGGCTATGCAGTTCAAAGGAAGGGGACGGactaaag gtgTGCAGGCTACTACATCAATGGTCACTGTTGGGACTCAGACTGAGGAtgactgcttttgctttcacaacACCGACAACTCAACCTCTTGTGGCTCTGACTCAGATGACAACATGTCGACAGATGATCCCGACTACAAGCTGCCGTCCTCTGATGATTCAGCTGAAGAGAGTCCTGAACACAATACTCCACCAGTGCCGCCACCTGAGGCGCCAGCAGGTAgcgtttttcttgtgttctggGAATGCCTGGTGACGCTGTTGTCAACATGGTGCAGCTGTGGACTTTGTGGGAGCAGGTCACTGTCCTGGCAGTGTAAAGAAGTAGGAACACAGTTGCAGGTCACCATCCAGTGCGGGGGATGTGGGAACCAAGGACTATGGAACAGTCAACCTTTCTTCGGCAGAACAGCAGCtgggaatgtgttgttgtccgcTGCCATTCTCTTCAGTGGGGCCACTGTCACCAAGGTGCTGCGTGTCCTATCCAGATTGGGCGTTGCTGTGATGTCGGAAAGATCGTTCTTCAGACATCAGGACCAGGTGcttttcaaagctgtgaagcGAGTTTGGGGCGAGCAGCAGTTTGCCATGCTCTGTCTGCTACAGGCAGAAGGGGAACCCATCGTGTGTGGTGGTGACGGGCGTGCCGACACCCCAGGGCATTGCGCTAAGTACGGCACCTACTCAACAATGGAGCTCCggaaaacagctgttattgaCGTACAACTTGTACag agcaATGAGGTTGGAGGGTCCTACCACATGGAGAAAGTGGGACTGCAGCGATCCCTTGAGAAAGTCCAGGGCTTTGTGGATGTCGGAACTctcgtgacagacagacacataggcATCAACATGATGATTAGAGAGGACCATCCAGACATCACGCACCAGTTTGACATATGGCATGTAGCCAAGA gtgtcaagaagaagctgcagagccttGGACAAACTAGAGGTTGCCAGGACCTCAAACCCTGGGTGGGAAGTATTATAAACCATCTGTACTGGTCCGTGGTCTCGACGCCTCCTGGCAGTGGACAACTTGTGGTGGACAAATGGACATCAGTCATCGATCACATCCACAACAGGCACACCGGGTTCGAGGGACTGTTCTCTTCTTGTGCGCACGGAGTCCTGGAAGGCAGGGAACAGCGTAAACCGTGGCTGAGTTGTC ATACGAAGGTGTCTATTGAAGTGGAGAAGATCATCCGGAACAAGAGGCTGTGTGCAGATATACAACGCCTGTCCCCGTCACACCAGACATCCTACCTCGAAGCATTCCATAGCGTGATTACCCACTTTGCGCCAAAGATGTGCCACTTTTCATACAAAGGGATGGAGAGCAG agggatcctggctgctttgcatttcaacgaGAATGCCAACAGGGAGCAGCGGAGCAGACACGATGGCGAGATGATGTTCAACCTGCGGTATCCAAAGTATAAGAAGGGCGGCTACATTGTGAGGAAAGTCTTACAGGAGCCATCTTTTG GCTatgctgaagagctgatgcgGATGGTGGAGGCCATGTGTCGAGGTGAGGACTACAACGGTGATGACTTTGACATCCCAGACCCGTCCCCTGTTACAGAGCCACTCAATGCATCATTCGAAAAGCCGGATAAGAGGGCAGCAGTCAATGCACATATGACCCGCTTtagcattacaaataacacctaa
- the LOC134864332 gene encoding zinc finger MYM-type protein 1-like, whose amino-acid sequence MMIRRRRIIMAGNCNSIVSLRELPFSRRSNADKLAVKELGPPRPNLNIKQVSTKAGKTYSRGFSRSWYERKTWLAGCEVANALFCYPCVLIHPDANTDTAWTKTGVTDMHHLSEKVKKHEASKMHMDSCLKLSAFGRVNIATQLDESYRIAVRRHNDEVSKNRHILGRLIDCVKFCGVFELALRGKDESEGSSNAGIFRGLVDLVASLDEVFEEHLRTATVFKGTSKTVQNELLDCMASVIRERIVEEVRAARFVAIQADETTDVSTQTQLVLVLRYVDGKHAVQERFFEFVPILSATASSIADAILERLNSVFTDDDKCKLIAQAYDGASVMRGERAGVQQKVREEYKNAHYLHCYAHQLNLIMQQATSHISAVRVFFSDLGGISSFFTRSPKRTALLDQIVARRLPRASSTRWNFNSRIVSTVYENLGDLIECFETIRSDSTFDSTTVREASGFLRMLQDEDFVFFLQQFHQIMPHVDMMYQQLQKRDIDMVFIKRALQNFTSSIQAIRDQSSSQQQQQEAPGTTRSRRALGEQEKQRLSKEICDTILGHAKARFSFTSHLVSAVLLEAELFDRHRTTFPEEALNTTVRAYPMLHKERLRTELSLIYESPDFRGCCGALALYQVLQSYNLQETFSETVALLNILITTPMTTAEAERCFSTLKRIKTFLRNTMGQERLNALGMLSMERELVRNMPDFNERVIDRFACLKERRAKFQYK is encoded by the exons ATGATGATTCGGCGGCGCCGAATCATCATGGCTGGCAACTGCAATTCCATCGTTTCCCTGAGGGAATTACCGTTCAGTCGTCGAAGCAATGCGGATAAATTGGCTGTTAAAGAATTGGGACCACCCAGACCAAATTTAAACATCAAGCAGGTGTCAACAAAAGCGGGGAAAACATACAGCCGCGGATTTTCCCGGAGCTGGTACGAGCGGAAAACATGGCTAGCAGGTTGTGAAGTGGCTAACGCTCTGTTTTGCTACCCCTGTGTGCTAATCCACCCGGATGCCAACACTGACACCGCCTGGACAAAGACGGGTGTCACTGATATGCACCACCTCTCAGAAAAGGTGAAGAAACACGAAGCATCGAAGATGCATATGGACAGCTGCCTAAAACTGTCGGCATTTGGGAGAGTGAACATTGCCACACAGCTGGATGAGAGCTACAGGATAGCCGTGCGCCGTCACAACGATGAGGTGAGCAAGAACCGGCACATCCTAGGCCGCCTTATCGACTGTGTGAAATTCTGTGGCGTGTTTGAGTTAGCTCTGAGAGGCAAGGATGAGAGTGAGGGGTCCAGCAACGCGGGGATTTTTCGTGGACTGGTTGATTTAGTGGCGTCGCTGGACGAGGTGTTTGAGGAGCACTTAAGAACGGCCACAGTCTTTAAGGGCACATCAAAGACGGTGCAGAATGAGCTGCTGGATTGCATGGCATCTGTCATCAGAGAGCGTATCGTGGAGGAGGTGAGAGCAGCAAGATTCGTGGCAATCCAAGCAGATGAGACCACAGACGTCTCTACACAGACTCAGTTGGTGCTGGTGCTGAGATATGTAGATGGAAAACACGCTGTGCAAGAACGGTTCTTTGAATTTGTCCCCATCTTGTCAGCAACGGCCAGCTCCATTGCCGATGCAATTTTGGAGAGACTGAATAGCGTTTTCACTGATGATGATAAGTGTAAACTCATTGCGCAAGCCTACGACGGTGCCAGTgtgatgagaggagagagagctggtGTGCAGCAAAAGGTACGAGAAGAGTACAAAAATGCCCATTATTTGCATTGCTACGCACACCAGCTGAATTTAATCATGCAGCAGGCCACTTCACACATCTCAGCAGTGAGAGTTTTTTTCTCTGACCTTGGTGGGATTTCCAGTTTTTTTACCCGGTCACCCAAACGCACAGCCCTTCTCGACCAGATTGTTGCACGAAGGCTGCCTAGAGCATCATCCACAAGATGGAACTTCAACAGCAGGATCGTGAGCACTGTCTATGAGAACCTGGGCGACCTCATAGAGTGTTTTGAGACCATCAGGTCAGACAGCACCTTTGACAGCACCACCGTGAGGGAGGCGTCTGGCTTCCTGAGGATGCTGCAGGAtgaagattttgtttttttcctgcagcagtTTCATCAAATCATGCCTCATGTTGACATGATGTACCAACAGCTGCAGAAGAGGGACATTGACATGGTGTTCATCAAACGTGCCCTGCAGAACTTCACCAGCAGTATTCAGGCCATCAG GGACCAAAGCTCCtctcaacagcagcagcaagaagCCCCAGGTACCACAAGATCAAGGAGAGCCTTGGGAGAACAAGAGAAGCAGAGGCTGTCAAAAGAG ATCTGTGACACAATCCTTGGCCATGCCAAAGCCAGGTTCTCCTTCACCAGCCACCTTGTGAGTGCCGTGCTGCTAGAGGCAGAGCTGTTTGACCGGCATCGGACAACATTCCCTGAAGAGGCTCTGAATACCACCGTGAGGGCATACCCCATGCTACACAAGGAGAGGCTCAGGACTGAGCTTTCTCTCATCTACGAAAGTCCAGACTTCAGGGGCTGCTGCGGTGCACTGGCTCTGTACCAGGTTCTACAGAGCTACAACCTCCAGGAAACCTTCTCTGAGACTGTGGCGCTGTTGAACATCCTCATAACCACTCCGATGACAACAGCTGAAGCTGAGAGGTGTTTCTCCACCTTAAAGAGGATCAAGACATTCCTGAGAAATACAATGGGACAGGAACGTCTGAATGCATTGGGCATGCTTTCCATGGAAAGAGAGCTGGTCAGGAACATGCCTGATTTCAACGAGAGGGTGATTGATCGCTTTGCTTGCTTGAAAGAGAGGCGAGCTAAATTTCAATACAagtga